A stretch of DNA from Caldanaerovirga acetigignens:
TCATGTTCGGTATGATCTACGTGAGATACCATTGGAACTATGCAGGAAATGGCTCCATTTTTAGCAGTAGAAGGAGTAGCAAATATGGAGATGTAAGCGTTCCTAATAAAATCACCTGAACCTCCTATGCCGTTCATCATTTTGGTTCCCATGATGTGAGTGGAATTTACGTGACCGTATATATCTATCTCAATAGCAGTATTCATAGCTATGACCCCCAAACGGCGGATGACTTCTGGATTATTGCTTATCTCCTGCGGCCTAAGTATAATCTTGTTTCTATAAAAATCAATGTTTTTGTAAAATCTTTCAAGTCCCTCTTCTGAAGGAGTGACCGAAGTTCCAGAAGCTACGGTCATTTTCCCGCAATCTAAAAGGTCGAATACCGCATCCTGAATAACTTCCGAATAAAATTCAAGTCCCTCGAATGGCGAATCAACAAGTCCTCTCAACACCGCATTTGCTATATTGCCCACGCCTGATTGTAACGGCAGAAGGGTCTTGGGAAGTCTGCCATGCTTTACTTCGTTTTCCAAAAATTCAATGAGGTGTTCGGATATCTTCTTCGAAGTTTCATCTACCGGAGCAAGAGGTCTGACGCTATCCCTCCTATTTGTCAATACAACCGCAGCTATTTTTTGGGGATCACATGGTATATATGTCGTACCTATCCTTTTGTCAGTTCTTGTAATAGGAATCGGTTTGCGATAAGGAGGATTTTTCGGAATATATATATCATGCATCCCTTCGAGCTCCAAGGGCTGGCTTTCATTCAGCTCTATTATGACTTTTTCGGCCATTTGGACAAAAACGGGACTGTTACCTACCGATGTTGCTGGCACTATGCCACCATCTTTTCTTATAGCTACAGCCTCAATTATTGCCACGTCGATTTTCCCCAAAAAGCCGTACCTCACCATCTGCGGCATATGGCTGAGGTGAATGTCCACGAATTCAATCTTACCCGAGTTTATGCTATTTCTTATGCTGTCATTAGTTTGATAAGGCATCCTCTTGGCTATTACACCAGCTCTAGCAAGTGCGCCATCCAGTTCATCACCCACTGATGCCCCGGTATATAGGTTTATCTTAAGATTCTCTTTTTCTGCCCTTTTGGCTAGCGCAAGGGGTACTTCCTTTGGGTATCCAGATGGCGTAAAACCACTAGTACCTACCGTCATCCCATCTTCTATCAAACTTGCCGCTTCTTCAGCCGTCATTATCTTTGATTCAAGCTTTTTTAAACGCAGTCTTTCGCTGGATACAATCATTTTAACCACCTCATATAAAACTTTTTTATAAAACAAATTGCGGCCGCAATGGCACAACATCGCCATTACGGCCGCACATTATCCGCTTTTTGCAGTGAAAGGTTTTTCCACTGCCACGGACAAATGGCCTTCTAACTTTATTTTTGTTTGTTTAAATACTCCTTATATTTCAAATGACATATTTTTAACGCCGTTATTATAGATTTTTTAGCTGTTCCCCAGTATTGATTTTCGAATATTTTTATAATATCTTCGATCTTTTCAATATTTTCTCCAACTATGGCTTCTTTAAAAAAAGTCTTAGCAACACTTGTCGCCAATGTTATATCTGCATCTTTTATTACAGATGTCCTAGTATCTACCAAAATGGCAATCCCTACTACGCTGTATAATTTTTGAGCAGTTGTGTTATCTGGAAGCTTAGCATATCCAGTGATGACTATTTCATGTTCAGGCAGTTCTCCCATACTTTTTCCTCTCTTGTGAATTATTTCACTGTTGTTTGTTTGTAATATTCTACACATCCTTCAAAAATCCTTCTTCTTTCTTTTATGTATACAATATTTTTACATTATGGCTAATTCCTCATCGCGGATATCGGTTATAAACATGTGGCCGGGAGAATGGGTTATCATGATCTCCGGTTTTGATTCAAGAGCAACAGCCTGAGGTGTAACACCACAGGCCCAAAATACTGGAATTTCCCCTTCTTTAATCTGGACAGCATCGCCAAAATCAGGTTTTTCTAGAGCACATATTCCTATCGCTTCCGGATCCCCTATGTGCACCGGCGCACCATGCACCGAAGGAAATCGCGAAGTAACCTGTATCGCCCTTACAACTTTGTCCCTTGGTATCGGCCTCATGCTCACGACCATGTTGCCCCTAAAAATGCCGGCTGGCTTTGTTGGAATATTGGTAATGTACATCGGCACATTTTTTCCCTCTTCAATATGCCTGACTGGAATCCCATTCTCGAGCAAAGCCCATTCGAACGTGAAGCTGCATCCAATGAGGAAGGCCACAAAGTCCTCCCTCCAAAATTCGGTAATATTATCTACTTCCGCGTATAGTTCCCCTCTTTTATATACCCTATATTTGGGAATATCAGTCCTAATGTCAGCGCCGGGCGCCACGTTTTTGGGTTCCGGATCTCCGGGATCGGTGATCTCCAAAACAGGACACGGCTTAGGGTTTCTGAAGGCGAACAGCATAAAATCGTAGGCTAACTCCTTTGGCAAAACCACGAGATTTGCCTGGGTAAATCCCAGGGCAATTCCGCAAGTGGGCCCTTTCCACTGACCCTCCCTTATCATTTTTCTCGCTTCCTTGGCCCCTATCCTCTCCATCGCTATCCTCCTAATTCACTCTATGTTTTCCAGAATAACATCGTAATGCATTCCATTAACTTTCATATCAAAGTACTTTAAAGTTTTTAGCGAAGATTTTATTTCCTCTATATTTTTCTCCATCGCCCTCAATAAATCATGAGCTTCTTTTACCTTAACAGCTTTAAACTTAACCTTATCCCCCGGCTTAAGTTGAGCAAGTTTCGGCAAATCGCTCCAAATGCAGGTGGCAATTTTCGCATACCCACCCGTTGTCTGAGCATCTTTCAACATTATAATCGGACTACCGTTTGCCGGAATTTGGATAGCTCCCGGCACGATACCATCGGTTATAATATCGTGTTTTTTCTTTGCCCGAATTTGGGGCCCTTCCAACCTGTACCCCATTCTATCAGAGTCCTTCGTTATAGTATAAGTAGAATTTAAAAAAAGTTTTATATTATCCTCATCAAAGTAATAATCTTGAGGACCTAAAATAACCCTTATCTCGGCAACGTTCTCATAAGTAGGCACGTATCTTTCATCAACCCTGTAAAATTTGGCCGGTTTCTTTTCCAATTCTCTGAAAAGCAAGTCTTCCTTTTTCAACGGCCTTCCTTCTAATCCACCTAATTTACCCCTGGTATAGGTAGAAGCGCTCCCCATTATCACCTCCGCTTTAAATCCCCCGCTAACAGCAAGATACGCCCTACATCCAGAACTTACAGCCCCTATCGATAGCACATCACCTTTCTTCAAGGGGAAAGACGTCCACACCATTCTCCTTTTACCGTTAACTTCGACAGGAAGCTGCGCACCGGTTACTGCAACAGCCACATCTTCCAAAACTTCCAACGTTGGCCCCAGCACTGTAATCTCTAGCGCGGGCGCGTTTTCCTCGTTGCCAAGAAGGATATTAGCAACTCTAAAAGCAAACTCATCCATAGCCCCTGAAGTGGGCACTCCCTGACTTTCATAACCGTATCTTCCCAGATCTTGAATCGTAGTAAAAAGGCCCGGTTGCAATACCCTGAAAGTAGCCATTTTGATTCTCCTCCATCAAAAATTTCTATCGCTTTCCAATATATTCATAAGTCTTAATTTGATACATTCCTTTTTCGACTTCTTCTTTTATACTGAAGAACTCATCGGGCCCTATTCTGACGAATTTTATATAATTACCGGCTTCTAACAAAATCGGATTTTCCCTTTTGGGGTCGTAAAGTTTTACCGGCGTCTTCCCTATTAACCTCCATCCTCCCGGGCTATCCAAAGGATATATGCCGGTCTGGCTACCTGCTATTCCCACCGAACCTGCCTCAATCTTCTCCCGCGGCGTTTCAAGCCTCGGCGTCGCTATTTTTTCGGACATCCCCCCAAGGTAAGCAAACCCCATGGTAAAGCCGAGCATGTATATGCGGTAGAGGGGTTCTACGTGAATTCGTATTACTTCTTCGGGAGTTATCTTATGATATTCGGCGACGAAATCCAAATCCGGCCCGAA
This window harbors:
- a CDS encoding biotin-dependent carboxyltransferase family protein translates to MATFRVLQPGLFTTIQDLGRYGYESQGVPTSGAMDEFAFRVANILLGNEENAPALEITVLGPTLEVLEDVAVAVTGAQLPVEVNGKRRMVWTSFPLKKGDVLSIGAVSSGCRAYLAVSGGFKAEVIMGSASTYTRGKLGGLEGRPLKKEDLLFRELEKKPAKFYRVDERYVPTYENVAEIRVILGPQDYYFDEDNIKLFLNSTYTITKDSDRMGYRLEGPQIRAKKKHDIITDGIVPGAIQIPANGSPIIMLKDAQTTGGYAKIATCIWSDLPKLAQLKPGDKVKFKAVKVKEAHDLLRAMEKNIEEIKSSLKTLKYFDMKVNGMHYDVILENIE
- a CDS encoding acetyl-CoA hydrolase/transferase family protein, translated to MIVSSERLRLKKLESKIMTAEEAASLIEDGMTVGTSGFTPSGYPKEVPLALAKRAEKENLKINLYTGASVGDELDGALARAGVIAKRMPYQTNDSIRNSINSGKIEFVDIHLSHMPQMVRYGFLGKIDVAIIEAVAIRKDGGIVPATSVGNSPVFVQMAEKVIIELNESQPLELEGMHDIYIPKNPPYRKPIPITRTDKRIGTTYIPCDPQKIAAVVLTNRRDSVRPLAPVDETSKKISEHLIEFLENEVKHGRLPKTLLPLQSGVGNIANAVLRGLVDSPFEGLEFYSEVIQDAVFDLLDCGKMTVASGTSVTPSEEGLERFYKNIDFYRNKIILRPQEISNNPEVIRRLGVIAMNTAIEIDIYGHVNSTHIMGTKMMNGIGGSGDFIRNAYISIFATPSTAKNGAISCIVPMVSHVDHTEHDVMVVVTEQGLADLRGLSPKERAKEIIQKCAHPDYRDALMEYYKKAIDFSGSAHTPHILEEALSWHINYSKKGRMI
- the pxpB gene encoding 5-oxoprolinase subunit PxpB; translated protein: MYDKPKILPAGDRAIVVEYGDEISEECNAKVLNLYNFMKNSKVDGIISMIPTYRSLLIKYNPLKIDFEKISEYVKAASNEKAGEYAFKPKVIEIPVTYGGEFGPDLDFVAEYHKITPEEVIRIHVEPLYRIYMLGFTMGFAYLGGMSEKIATPRLETPREKIEAGSVGIAGSQTGIYPLDSPGGWRLIGKTPVKLYDPKRENPILLEAGNYIKFVRIGPDEFFSIKEEVEKGMYQIKTYEYIGKR
- a CDS encoding DUF3870 domain-containing protein; this translates as MGELPEHEIVITGYAKLPDNTTAQKLYSVVGIAILVDTRTSVIKDADITLATSVAKTFFKEAIVGENIEKIEDIIKIFENQYWGTAKKSIITALKICHLKYKEYLNKQK
- a CDS encoding putative hydro-lyase: MERIGAKEARKMIREGQWKGPTCGIALGFTQANLVVLPKELAYDFMLFAFRNPKPCPVLEITDPGDPEPKNVAPGADIRTDIPKYRVYKRGELYAEVDNITEFWREDFVAFLIGCSFTFEWALLENGIPVRHIEEGKNVPMYITNIPTKPAGIFRGNMVVSMRPIPRDKVVRAIQVTSRFPSVHGAPVHIGDPEAIGICALEKPDFGDAVQIKEGEIPVFWACGVTPQAVALESKPEIMITHSPGHMFITDIRDEELAIM